CGTGTTCGTAAGATAAATGCATCTAATGGACAGATTACAACTATAGCCGGCACTGGAAAGAATGGCTATAATGGTGATAATATTGATGCCCGCAGCGCACAGTTAAACGCTCCTATGAGTGTGGCTGTTGATCAACAGGGTAATATTTATATCGCGGATGATGGTAATTACCGGGTTCGGAAAATCAATGCCAATAATGGTAAGATCACTACAGTGGCAGGAACAGGCTTGCATGGTTATGCAGGCGATGGTGGCCCTGCTGCTAATGCGCAACTGGGAGACCCCTGGCATATTTCTGTAGATGGAGATAATAATCTTTTTATTACAGATTATAGCAATAACTGCATACGGAAAGTAAATGCATTAAATGGTGTCATAACCACTGTGGCAGGTACTGGTGTAGGAGGCTATTCTGGAGATGAGGGATTGGCTACCAAAGCCAGTTTAAATCTACCAGTAGCTACAGCTATTGATTCTTACGGTAATGTTTTTATTGCCGATTTTAATAATAATTGTATTCGTAAACTAGACACAGAGACAGGAATCGTCACTACGGTTGCTGGCAATGGCAGCTATGGTAGAAGTACAGAAGGTGTCCGTGCTGTAAATGCGGTATTGGCATATCCTGGTGGTGTTGCTATAGATGGAGATGATAACGTTTACTTTACAGATAGTGATAATGAACGTATTTGTAAGATCAATGCTTCCGATGGTATGATCTCTATTATTGCTGGAGGTGGTACTGGAAGCGATAGCCTGGCATTATCAGCTAAACTGAATGGTCCACAAGCTATTGCTCTTTCTTCTGGTAACTTATACTTTTCTGATACCTATGATTTCAAAATCAAAAAGATCAATAATGTATATAAGGAGACACCAGTGAAGATTGTTTCTTTCAGTGCTACTAGTAGTATGGAAAAGCTATCGTTGCAATGGCAAATAAGCGATAAGTGTAATACTAATCGCTATTTTATGGTGCAATACAGTACGGATAGTCTCAAGTGGTCTACAATAAAAACAGTGGCTTCAATTGACAGAATGAACCGGAATAGTTATGCTCAAACTGTAGCGGCTCCAACAAAAGCGGTAAACTATTATCGTTTAATAGCTGTCAATAAATACAATGATTCTGTCTATAGCGCCATACAGAAAGTGGATGTAGAATTGCCTGACAGGTCTGAGTCGTCTTTTGTACTTTACCCCAATCCAGTTACTCAAGATTTTTTTACATTAAAAATAGCAACTCCTTTAACCTCAAAAATTGGATTTACAATTACTGATTTAATGGGCAGAAAGGTTCTGGAAGGAGTAATTATGAGTCAGGTGCAGGTTATAAATGTAAATCGCTTTTCTTCTGGCATATATATCTTGAAGCTTAGCGATGGTCGTACAGGAAAGTTCAAGAAAATATAAAGAGGTAGGTGGCAACATATATCCAGGATAAGTCTGCTACATGCCACACCTAATACTTAATTAATACAATCCAATACCCGGTTCAATAATAAAACAGTTTATTACTAATAAGTTCTATTGAAAATGAAAAGTCCAATATTCATTCTTTGTTTTATATGCTGCGCACTGTTGGTGCGTGCTCAGGCTTATGAGGAGCGAGATATCAAATCATTTGGTGCTACTGGCAATGGCATAACCAATGACCATGCAGCCTTTCAGAAGGCTGCTGATTATTTTAATAAGAGAGGAGGGAATGGAAAGCTTATTATTTCAGAAGGGACATATGTTGTAGGAAAACAAACCTATACAAAAGGAAAGAATGGTGCTCCCTGTTATTGGGGAGAGGATTTGTTAAGTTTAGCAAACGTTCATGATGTAACTATTGAAGGTAAGCATGGTGTCAAGATTGTTTATGATAAAGGGTTGCGGTTTGGGGCCTTTGATCCGGCTACAGGAGAGCCCTATGAACATGGTAATAATTATTTCGTAAAATATACTTATGCCGCTATTATAGGTTATTGTATTAAAATTGATAAATGCAATAATGTAACAGTTGCAAATCTTGAATTAGATGGCAATAGCGGTTCGCTTATTTTAGGTGGTGTATATGGCGATGTAGGCCGGCAGTTGCCACATTGCGGAGTTTTTATAGGTAACAGTAAAGGCATTGTGATTGATGGCCTAAATGTCCATCATTTTGGGCTTGATGGAATTACTGTCGGTAACAAGGTCAGTTCAACTAAGGATAATATTTTACTTCAAAACAGCTCCTTTGAATATAACAGCCGGCAAGGACTTTCGTGGATAGGAGGCAATGAATTAAAAGTAAAAAGGTGCAAGTTTAACCATACTGGGCGCGGTGCCTTTAGTTCATCTCCTAATGCAGGTGTTGATATTGAAGCAGAGTGGGGGCCAAACCGTAATGCATCGTTTGAAGATTGCGAGTTTATTAATAACAGGGGTTGTGCTATGGTAGCTGATAGTGGAGATAGTGGGTACTGTAGCTTTTTGAATTGTACATTTTGGGGTACAACTACCTGGTCTATATGGGTTACTAAGCCTGGTTTTACATTTACCGGTTGTAATATCTATGGTTCTACTGTACATGGTTATAATTCTCCCAATGATAAAGATGCAACCAAGTATATTGACTGTCATTTTGAAGATAAAGAATATAACGGGCTGCCTCCTTATGGAACATTTCTGGTAGTAACAAATGGCAGTAGAAGAGTTAATTATTTGAACTGTACGTTTGTTAGTCATACCAAAAAGCTGATCTGGGCCGAGCTTATTGCTAATACTCCTCAGGAAAAGTATCAATTTAACAACTGTACATTCACGGTCTACAATACCAACTTGCCAGCGAGTGATTGGATTGCAGTTTTAAGAGGAATGCGCTATAAAAATTGCAAATTTGAATTCAGTAAAGAGTCCAGACAATTAGGCTATTGGTTAAATACCTGTTGTAATGGTGGTGGCAATATCGATGGTGGAGGAAATAAGACGAGTACACTTTAATAGAGGGTCTTAAAAGCCTATGCTACGTTTATAGTGATGCTGCTACAGCTCTTTGTAATTGAGAAGAGGGGCCTCACTTTAGCTGGTAAACTCAATGCATCATTGTTTGTAATAAACTAACTTTAGCCCGCTGCAACTGAAAGATTTCATTACAAATGACAAACAGTACTGACCGTTTAGATCTACTCAATCAATTATACTTTGAGCCATTGTCGCCAGGTAATTGGAGTCAGTTTGTAAAGCTGTTTGGCGAAAGAGGTGCCTGTGGTAATTGCTGGTGTATGTCGTTTCGGTTGAAGAAAGCAGATTTTGAAGAGGGTAAGATTGAAGACGGAAACAAACAAGCTATGAAAGGCTTAGTGTGGGCAGGGGAGCCAACTGGCCTATTGGGATTTTATCAAGGCGAAGCTATAGCCTGGTGTGCTTTTGCACCGAGGGAACATTTCTTAAAAGTAGAAAACTCCAGAGTGCATAAACGGATTGATGATAAACAAGTATGGTCTATTCCTTGCTTCTTTATTGATAAGCGATTCCGACGACTGGGTGTGTCGGTGGCTCTATTAAAAGCGGTCATAGAGTATGCTACTACCCAGGGCATAGGAATCATAGAAGCTTATCCTACTATTCCTACTCAAGAAAAGTTACCAGATGCTTTTGCCTGGATTGGTCTTTACAAATCTTTTGAGCGGGCAGGTTTTAAAATTGTAGACCGTACTTCTAAGAGCAGGCCAATGGTGCGCTATTATACATCAGCCAGGTTGGAGTCGTAATCCAGAAATAAAAAAGCCACTTGTAGAAACAAGAGGCGATCAAATTTGCTTGCAATGAGTTGAGCAAATAACTCCAATCTATATTAACAGGATATGAATGGAATGTTATCTTAGAATTAAGTATATCCGTCTCAACAACGCTAGTATTTAACAATTGGGTAACCTGTAATTAATACACAAGTAATAAGGATCGTGTTGCTTTACTGGAGGAGTAACTAACATATGAAACCCCATCTTTCCCGACACGAATTTGCGGCACTAGATCTCTCCATCCAGGCAGCGCTTGTTAATTACGAAGGCGTTGATTTGTGTACACATTATTATCGAGGAAATCAATGTGTGTTACTATATTCTCTCTTTGACTTTTATGTGGAAATATGACAAACCCGCCGATCTAAACAACTGGCAAAAATTGTTTCCTTTTCTAGTTATAAGCGATTGGATATGTTCCTCACCTCTATTGATATCAGCTTTGTAAATGATCTGTTAAGAGCTTAAGCAAGTAGTTTTATATTCACCTGTGTACTTAGTCTTACTGAAATAAGAAATCGATGCGTTAAGTATAGCGCTTAATTCCGTTGTACTTCAACCATTTGTTTATGCTGCAGTGAAAGTGTAAAGATCCTGTTGTTTTCATCTTCACCATCCTTGCGATCAAGATCTGGTTCAAATTGGTTTTTCAATAATAGACGTATCGAACTACTATTGTCTTTATGGGTAAAGGCTTCTAATCCTTTTAGATGAATGTGATTAAAACAGAAATCAATAACACACTGCAGCGCCTCGTTCATAAATCCTTGTCTCTGGTAGGCGGGCTCTAATTCATAGCCGATTTCAGCTGTTGTATGATCGGTTGAAAAATTCCAGAGGCAGATGGTGCCAATGAGTTTAGGATGTTCTTTCTGGCAAATGGCCCAATAAAGCCATTTCTTTTCCCTGATACCACGGTTAATGGTGTGTATAAAAGCACTGGCTTCTTTGAACGATGTTTGTTTAGCGCGTGCTACATAACGGTTCACGGCTTCATTTGAGCGTAATACTGATAAGTCTCTGGCGTCAGACTCCCATAATTGACGTAGGACCAATCGGTTTGTTGATAATAAAGGAAACGGTATGAAGCTTACTTCTTTTATCATTTTATGTGCAGGCGTTTGCTGCTTGTTAAAGAGTAGTGGCAGTAAGAAATGAGTGTTGTTTTCAGAGAGTGTAAAGGAATATACTTTGAATGATTTTCATATGTTAAGGCTAACGAAGTATTTCAATAGAAAGGTAGCAAAAGGATTGCTGTTTTACAAATGGAAGCATGCTTTAGCTGTAATAGTTTTTTAAACTATTGCAGTCTCTCCATTTTATTAATTGTTATGCATTTGTTGAGATAATTGCATGAGCAACTAAAATCAAAAGCGTTTGCCAATAGATATGCCAATCCAAGGCATGGCTCTATACTTATTGAAGATAGGGGTGAAGTTTACACGCCACATGAAGTCACTCTTGGTATGGCGTCTATAACCCAAACTAGGCACTAAACTCCAGATATGTTCGCTATAATCTCTACCACCAGCTGCGGCCTCTTGTTTAAGGGTCATTAGTCCAGCTGAACCTGACCAGGTGCCGCCTACACCAACATCAAGGAAAGATTTATTTATGTTTAAGGTAAACAAGTAGTTTACACCTAAAGGCACCGATAGTCTGAACTTTTCATCCCCAGAAAAATAGCCTATGCCTGCTCTAACACCAAGGCCCGGCTTATTAGTTAGTTGTCGTTCATAATTAAGTGAGGCAAAAATGCCGTTGCCCATAAACTCACCATAGACATCATTCTTTTTAAAGCTGCTTTGTGGAAATGCTGATAATGAAAATAATAGCAATAGGATTGGGGAAAGCTTTTTGTACAAGCAGTGAATTGATTTAGTTATGGTTTAGGTTGAAACGCTTTACAGAATACTTTATTGCGGAATTGGACTCAAGGTGGTCCTATCTACATCTGATAAAAGCTACGCATTGTACCGCGCTAACACATTTGGCTTCTGTTTTATGATTTTAAATAAAAATCAACATAATTCTTTCATACAAAAGAGAAAGGTTAAAGAAGAGCTTCTATCTTAGCTCCAAAGAATAAAAAGATGCTCACTATGTTACGTTCATTTCTGCTGGCTGGAGTTTTATTTATAGCTTTTCAGGGGAAAGCACAAAATCCAGAGAACTGGACTGCCAAACAGCTTATTGAGCCATCGGATTTAGCAACGGCTATCAATGGAAAGAAAGATATTCCTGTAATTATCAGTGTTGGGCCTGGCGCTACGATACCTAATTCTGTTGCTATTGGTATGGTGAATAGCCAGGAGGGGTTAGATAAGCTTAAGGTGCAATTGAAAGAGGTGGCAAAGGATAAGAAGATCGTTATTTATTGTGGCTGTTGCCCGTTTGAGCATTGCCCAAATGTGAGACCTGCCATCAATGCATTAAAAGAAATGAAGTTTACACAATATTATCTTTTAAATATCCCACATAACATTAAGAAGGACTGGATAGACAAAGGCTACCCTGTAACTAAATAATACTCTTGATAATCCTCAGGTAGTTGCTTGTTGTTTTTCTTGATCAACAACAGCAGTTGCCGTTTTTTCTTCAAACAGCCTTTCATATAATGGGCTTTCGGTATGTTTCCACTTGTCCCAAAAAGTGAAGTAAAGACCATAGTTATACTTAAACTGCTTGTGGTGTAAGGAGTGGTGAGTAGCGCCAATGAGCCAGCGGCCAACGAAGTTTTTATGAAAGCCCTTGGGGTATACTTCTATATCCAGGTGATTGATCACTGAGCTAAAGGTCATTATGGTAAGTTGAATAACCAATACATACAAATGCATGGGCAGAATCAGAAGCAAGATTGGTAAAAAAAGGGCTTGAAGGAGTCCTTCTAATGGGTGAAATGAAAAAGCTGTCCATGGAGAGGTAATGTTACTATCATGGTGCACTTTGTGTACAATCCGGAATACTTTAGGATGGTGCATCCAACGGTGCAGCCAGTAGTAATAGGTTTCATGTGCCAGCAGGGCAATAAATAAGCTTATAGGCATCCACCAAAGCGGATAGTCATAAATGTTCGTATAAACTTTAGTATAACCCTGTTGCCATAGCACCAGCATTAAGCTTCCGGCAACTGCAAAAAGGAATGCAGTGATCATACTCCATTTTACTTCATTTTTAAACTGTCCTGATTTATAACCTCTGCTGTTGATCTTGCGTTGCTGCCAGCGTTGGGGAAACCACACGTAGAAGATACCGTGAAAGAGCCCGGCTATGAGCAAATAGCGACCTACTACTACCAGAAACACTACCAGGGTAGCAAAGGCAAACCAAAGCGGTTGGCTAAAGTCGGGTAATGGTGTCATAATACTATTATACTAAAGAAAACATCTTATATAGGCAAATAGTTGGTTTGCCTCACATATTCCCAGATTTGCATAGGGAGCCAAGCTTTTCAAGGGGCTGGTAATTTGATCTCATATGTTTTACCATCTGTATTTAACGAGCGTCCATATAACCAGGGATTCAACTGGCGAAGCATTTTGTACGTAGTGCCTCTGGCTTGTGCCCATTCCGCCAGGTTGGGTATGTTGGTGTTGACCATTATACTTTGGGTGGGGATAGTATTATATTTTTCATCGTCTTTTAATACAAAACCTAACGAGGCAGCATTAGCCATTAAATATTTAAAGGTCAGTATGCGAAACAAGTAACGATTGGTTTCTTCTGGTAGCTGCAGATCGTAATAATATTTTGTGCCTTGAAAAGATACCTGTCCGTTATATCCCCCTTGTCCCATGTTGTAAGAAGCGGCAGCGGCTGTCCAACTACCAAATTTTTCATAGGCTGCTTTTATATATTGACAGGCGGCATCAGTTGATTTGATCAAATCAGACCGCTCATCTACTTGGTCGTTTACTGTTAGGCGGTAATTGGGTGCTGTGCTTTTCATAAACTGCCAATAGCCGCCAGCCCCAACGCTTGAGCGGGCACCACTTAATAGATTACTTTCAGCTACGCATAAATATTTAAAATCATCAGGAATACCATTGACTTGCAGGCGTTCCGAAATAATGGGGAAATAACGGTTCGCTAATTTTAACAAGTAAAGGATATTCGCTTGGTTATAATAATTAAACAACAGTTCCCGATCAAAGCGCTCTTTTACGTCCCAACGTTCAAGGGGTACTTTTTCCCCGGCAAAAGAGATTTCGGTAGGGTGTGGGGGCGCATGAAACTGTACTGCTTCACGGTCATCCTTCCCTGTTATACGTTTCAAAAAACCGTTTTCATCATTGGTGAAGCCAAACTGACCCGCTATAAAAATACCTAGCACTACACCAGCGGCAATATTGAAAATAGCAGCTATCCTTCGTTTCATACGCGTCTAATTGTTAGGTAAGCCTTAGGGTTCACAAAAAAGGTGCCTCTTGCCAATAGTTCGTTGTAGAGATTAACATTTAAACATGCAGGTCAGGTGGCCTATATGTACGTAACTGGTTTAAAGTAAGCTAATAGGTAATTCTATTGTTCTTTTAGAGTGATACTAAATATAAAGGTCAGCGCAAGCATGAGTTTATGCAGCTTCTTACCATCAGGTCTTCTTTACGCATATAGGGAGCCGCTTACTGATCAATGATAGTTCCTTCAAGAGGCAGATAAACTATTGTTATATAAATAATGGCTTGGTATAGAAAATAGTAGCTACTACCGTAGTTTCGGCAACAAGTATTTTGTGTAGGGCCTAACTATAGTTCAAAGGGAATTTAGACACCCGATTTATTTTCGTTACTGTCATTATTATCACCGCCCAGGCTATAAGTTTTGTTTTCTTCGTCACCCTGACCCAATGCGTCATGTGTAGTATCATGAGTTTCGCTGGCACCTACAGCCGTATCCAGGTCCGAGCCGCTTCTTTCTTCGCCAAAGCTTCTTTCGTTCAAACGTTCACCTTCCATGTCGGTACTATCTAACGATGCTTGCCGCAGATAAGCCTCATCTCGTGTAGGCATATAATCCTGACCCATTGCCAGTGTTTGCCGTTCTTCATTAGAAATATCTGCTTCTGTACCCATTACAATATCCGTTTCATCTTCTTCATCGTCTTCAAATAATCCTTCGCCTTCTTCATCGGCCGATGAAATAGTGGTATCTGCCATCATACCCAATGGAGGAACATTAACAAACTCCTGCCCGGGAATATCTTTTACATCTGGCAACTCAATAGTTGCTTCATCCGGCTTTAAGCGCTCTCGGTCGCGTTCTGAATCCTGTATGTCCATTTTATCCCTGGCTGGATCGTTAGATGTACGATCACCGCGGGTGCGGTTGGCTCTATTGTAGGGTTCCTCATTATTGTTTTTCATGCCTCATGCTTTACATTAAGACATTCAAAAAGTTGTGCCGTTTTGTAAGCGCTGCTGTTGTTTAAAACGGTATTTCATTGGCATAACATTTTCGGTTGGATCTAAAACACTTATATGAATACAATATCCCAGGACATTAAGCGTAATCTGCCTGCAGATAAAGGCCGTAATAATGATCCTCAACGTAGAGAGGAGTCAGCTCAGCAGCCAGGCGTAAGCACCTATAGCAGTAGCGATACAGATAGTTTAAATCAAGACTTGACAGAGACTGCTTCTGATAATTTTAGAGAAGAGGCATTTGGTAAGGATGCCGATCCCAACTATGATGAGATTGGTAATAGTAAGCAAGAGCACGATGAATAATACTTTAGAGCTTGAAAATATAGATAACGATTTCGTAATAATGACGTAATGATCAAGTAATAATAGATTGTTTGTTTTGTCAAACAGCAAACACATTTTTCTCTTAGCAGTTTTATTAATGAACACGGACAAGCCGCCTGCTCTCAGGTGGCTTTCTTTTTATGGGCTGGTATCCGTTTTAAATTGTGTCGTTTTTTGTACAAAAAATAGAGCTGCAATTAAAATTGGGTGATGGGGTTTTCAGAAAGCAGATTTGGTAATGCGTTTTTGGTTGATTTAAATTAAGTTGATCAGCTAAAGCTGGGATTTCCTCTGGTTAGGTAGTGTGGCATTTCGTTTGTCTTTTATGTTTAAACCCTTACTGTATGACGCACCGGAAATTTTGTAGCCTCACCAAAAAACAGAAAAAAACAGCCCTCTTAAAAACAGGGGTATTCCTGGCTGAGCGTAAGCTCGGATTCTTTAAAGCCATGCTTTACCAGGTCAATAATTTTTATGTGGAAGTGTTTTTTTTGAAATGGAGTAAAAATGCAATTGGATTCAGAACCTTTACTGCTGTAAAATCATTGCAACCTTATTTGCGAACCATTGATCTATCTACATTGCTGCAAAATCTTTACGTTAAACCCTAATACTTTTCTTTTGATCCAGCCAAACGATAAAGACCAGCACATTTATACTTCTTTACCAAAGCAAACAACGCCTGCTCCAAAAGAGGAGGACTTCAGCATGAGTGTAAATGACAATCCAAGGGCCAATGAAAATGTTTATAATGAATCATTGGTTAAAGAAAACAACGCTGAAAAGGAATCGGGTAGTGAGATAACTGATGGGGAAGGTGGTTAATATGATCCCCTTAAAATGGAAAATTGTTCAAACGTTTCTTCTGGAAGCGTTTTTATTTCTACTTCGGAAACCTCTGCTTTCCTGGGACCTTTTTTACACCAACTTATAAATTGGTCCAATGCATACTGGCTTCCACTGGCCACAGCTTCTACATGGCCTTCTTCTGTATTCTTTATCCATCCGGTAAGTTGTAGCTGGTCGGCTTCTTCTTTAGCCGTAGCTCTATAAAATACACCTTGTACTTTTCCTTTAATAAGTAAATACACTGTAGGCATACAGAAACGTTTTACACTGTTTTATGCTTGCAAAAGAAATCAATTATCTTGTAGCAAACCAAAACCATCTCATATGATTTTCTTATTGTTCCTGATTCTGTTTGCATTTGCTTTTGTTATTTTCCTGATTGCTTCACAATGGAAGGTGTTTGAAAAAGCAGGGCAGCCTGGATGGGCCTGCATAGTGCCAATTTATAATACCTATGTTCTGCTCAAAATTGCTGGTAAACCCGGCTGGTGGTTACTATTATTATTCGTACCATTTGTAAATATTGTCTTTGCTATCTGGACTGTAAACATGATATCCAAGAGTTTTGGTAAAGACGAAGGCTTTACTGCAGGCTTAATCCTTTTAGGTTTTGTTTTCTGGCCAATCTTGGGATTTGGCAGCGCTCAATATCTTGGTCCATATGGCGATCCGGAAGAATTCGCTGCTCGCCAAAATGCCAGCCGATTTGACTTTGAACATTGATGTATTTATTCCTCCATAAAAAAGCCCTGCAATCGCAAGGCTTTTTTTATGGGGAGTATTATAGCATTTCTTTGGATTTTTTAGCAGCCCTGATCATTGCTGGATAACCCATACCCGCAGCTAATGCAGACACTGCCTGGGCTATTCGTTTAATCCTTGTGGGTTCCGTTTTTGCGCTGTCTATCCAGCGTCCAAAATATAATTGGTGACCTTTGGTTAGTTGTAAGAAGAATGTCTGTGCATCTGGTTCATCAGCTAAGCAAGCCATAAAATCGGCGGGAGGCTTTAGCTCTCTTTCGTCTGCTTTTAGTTGTACCTGTACACTTTGGCCTTCGCCTTTTTGAATGCCCTTTCGCATAGCTGCATTCAATGCCATTATAAATTGTCCTTCACCCATGGGCAGCAGCGCCACTCTATCTATTTTGTACTGATCTAATTTTCCACTTACGCGAAATGATTTTTTATTTCCAGGTTTCAATTGTTCCGCAATAGCCTGCGATATTTCAATATACGTCCAGCCGGTTTTTTCGCCTTGCTTGTTAAAGCGTTTGATAAGAGTAGAAAAATTGATCATGTAAATGGTTTGGCCATGACTAAGATACAGGTAATCCTACAAGTTGCTTATTTTGTAAATGCCATTAAAAATTCAGTTTACATTATCAACATTTAATCTGGTTTGATGAAAGACGAAACTTTTCTTCAAAGGTCTTTGGCGCTTGCCAAAGAGTCGACAACAAAAGGCAATTTGCCTTTTGGTTGTTTACTAGTAGATAGTACCGGTTCTATACTTGAAGAGGCGGGTAATACTGTTAGTACAGATAAAAACCCAATAGCACATTGCGAGTTAAACCTGGTACAACAAATGGCTGGAAAATATACAGCCAGCTTTTTGCAGAACTGTACAATCTATTGCAGTGTAGAGCCATGCCCTATGTGTGCGGGCGCTATATATTGGAGTGGTATAGGACGAGTTGTATTTGCGTTGGATACAAACACCTACAATGCAATTGGTCAAGTAGATACTGCTGCTTTATTTGAAATTCCTTGTCAGGAAATAGTTGAAAAGGGAGGAAGAAAAGTTGAGGTTGTCGGGCCGGCTTTTCATAAGGAAGCTGTAGAATTCTATCGCTCTTTATTAAAACAGTAAGTGTTCTATTCTGTTATTTACCCGCTGTTCATGGCACTATATTAGTAGCTGTTCCGATGGTTTAAAACAACAGATTATGAAGGAGAAAGATAACAGAGATAATCAATCACAACCTCGTAGAGAAGAGGATAATACGAATAGATCTCATGGAGAGGGTACGCCTATTTACCTAACCAGTAATAGTACCTTACAATCGCCTGAAGAACATGCGCACGATCAAAGCGTGGATCCTAACAAGGATACAACCAGATCTGTATCAAGCGACGACCTGCATGATATCAAAGCAGGTAAATTAACCGGACGCGATGATACTAATACGGATGAGCCTTAATCTAAATACTTGATTATGACAGACAGAAAAGAGCAACCCGGACAAGGTCAGGAAAATAGGATTAATAAGCTGGAAACGCCGGGCCATGGGCCAGAGGGTGTTGATAAAGCTCCTGGGGAAGAGACTTCGCAGGACAATATACAGTTTACACAACAGGCCTTTAAAGGAAAGAAAGTGGACCGGGATATAACAAAGAAAGAAGATAAGCCTTTAGATAAGCAAGACCTTTGAGCGCATTTGTTAACCGGCAGATAAGATCATTGCTTTTTACGATTGAAGAAAACCGCACTTGCAGGCGGTTTTCTTTTTTATATACAATTGAGATTACAATTTTTACTTATCAAGTTTGTAATTACACAGTTCTTCTATTTTGGCTTGCATCTATGTCAGTTAATGTCAAGCTTTATAGAAATACTGACTTATGAGCCAACGAACACTAGGCATCCTAGGCATCATTGGAGCGCCATTTCTTTTTGTCACTTTCATTCCAGATGTACTGGTAGGGGAAGTGGACCAAAATAGTTCTTTGCAAGGCCTATTTGAGCTAATTTATATGTTGGGATGGATGGCTAGCATCATGGGGCTTACCAAATTACAGGCTACAGGCACCGATAAATGGGGGCGCTGGGTTTTGATCATACAATTAGCCTTTTTATCATTAGCTAATATTTGGAATATCTGGAACATTTTCCAGCCAAACGCCAATACCACTTTATACAAGATTTTAGATTTTACATGGCCAGCTAGTAATGTTTGGATGCTGGTAGTAGGTATAACCACTGTCAAAGTACATCGCT
This genomic interval from Flavisolibacter tropicus contains the following:
- a CDS encoding YdeI/OmpD-associated family protein gives rise to the protein MINFSTLIKRFNKQGEKTGWTYIEISQAIAEQLKPGNKKSFRVSGKLDQYKIDRVALLPMGEGQFIMALNAAMRKGIQKGEGQSVQVQLKADERELKPPADFMACLADEPDAQTFFLQLTKGHQLYFGRWIDSAKTEPTRIKRIAQAVSALAAGMGYPAMIRAAKKSKEML
- a CDS encoding nucleoside deaminase; the encoded protein is MKDETFLQRSLALAKESTTKGNLPFGCLLVDSTGSILEEAGNTVSTDKNPIAHCELNLVQQMAGKYTASFLQNCTIYCSVEPCPMCAGAIYWSGIGRVVFALDTNTYNAIGQVDTAALFEIPCQEIVEKGGRKVEVVGPAFHKEAVEFYRSLLKQ
- a CDS encoding DUF5684 domain-containing protein, whose translation is MIFLLFLILFAFAFVIFLIASQWKVFEKAGQPGWACIVPIYNTYVLLKIAGKPGWWLLLLFVPFVNIVFAIWTVNMISKSFGKDEGFTAGLILLGFVFWPILGFGSAQYLGPYGDPEEFAARQNASRFDFEH